DNA from Rhodospirillaceae bacterium:
TCGCGAAGGGGGCCGTACCGTCGGTGCCGGGGTCGTCGCTAAAATTATCGAATAGGACAGTTAAGCTTCGGCACCCCGATTTTGGGGTGCCGTTTCTTTCAGGAATGGACTGATGCTAGACAATCAAAATATCCGCATCCGCCTCAAGGCTTTTGATCATCGCGTGCTTGATCAGTCGACCCGTGAGATTGTGTCGACAGCTAAGAGAACGGGTGCTCAGGTTCGCGGGCCCATTCCGCTGCCAACTCGTATTGAGAAATTTACTGTTAACCGGTCTCCGCATATCGATAAAAAGTCGCGGGAACAGTTTGAAATCAGAACGCATAAGCGTCTGCTCGACATCGTCGATCCGACCCCACAGACTGTGGATGCACTGATGAAGCTGGATCTTGCGGCTGGCGTCGACGTGGAAATTAAGTTGTAGGGTTGATCTGATGCGTACCGGTCTAGTTGCACAAAAACTGGGGATGACCCGGGTCTTCGCCGAAAGCGGAGAGCATATTCCTGTCACTGTTCTTAAGGTAGATGGTGTTCAGGTGGTTGCTCAACGCACGAACGAGAAGGATGGTTATTCAGCTGTTCAACTCGGTATCGGCGCTGCCAAGCCTCGTAATGTTAACAAGGCGATGCGTGGCCACTTTGCAAAAGCAAAAGTAGAGCCTCGCAAGAAGCTTGTTGAGTTCCGCGTCAACCCGGAAAACCTGGTGGAAGTGGGCGCTGAAATCTCCGCGGAGCACTTCATTCCTGGTCAATTCGTTGATGTTACAGGAACCTCTATC
Protein-coding regions in this window:
- the rpsJ gene encoding 30S ribosomal protein S10, whose amino-acid sequence is MLDNQNIRIRLKAFDHRVLDQSTREIVSTAKRTGAQVRGPIPLPTRIEKFTVNRSPHIDKKSREQFEIRTHKRLLDIVDPTPQTVDALMKLDLAAGVDVEIKL